The proteins below come from a single Miscanthus floridulus cultivar M001 chromosome 1, ASM1932011v1, whole genome shotgun sequence genomic window:
- the LOC136482144 gene encoding uncharacterized protein, whose translation MDAAARFLAMYSRNRNSIFVDDSHAAAGGGGGSQDDGGDKPPSAAGVGRKMLNLNAGLEDGSLAKMKKNPNPKNPHPPAAVAVTAAGANAKQQKDGIMENAAPAVPEHAIATHGASQSADFAAAAAAATHGHPNPPVVTTAIPPINNEKNPNPKNPHPPAVVAAAGANAKQQKDDGTMENAAVPEHAIATHGASQSAGFAAAAAAATHGHPNPPVVTTATPPINTNNEKKRKMNKKRTMKTAGQHSYVGNPVALVLDFPEGTPLPSREDLLSTFSRFGSVIDSETTISQDKHTAQVAFATRVQAATALSCAATLGAAFGPPFAVASLQDLPPITLNTPPLPLPKLPLTDIRNNLGKMILSLSSKATAAPQEANAKTAVDSLSLVGEMQRLLAKVDKVLQVQGASATAYHA comes from the coding sequence ATGGATGCAGCGGCCCGTTTTCTGGCCATGTATAGCAGGAACAGGAACAGCATCTTCGTCGACGATTCCCATgctgccgccggcggcggcggtggctcacaagACGATGGTGGCGACAAGCCTCCATCAGCTGCTGGTGTTGGCCGCAAGATGCTCAACCTCAATGCAGGCCTTGAAGATGGATCCTTGGCCaagatgaagaagaaccccaACCCCAAGAATCCCCATCctcctgctgctgttgctgttaCTGCTGCAGGTGCCAATGCCAAGCAACAAAAGGATGGCATCATGGAGAATGCTGCACCTGCAGTGCCTGAACATGCTATTGCTACTCATGGAGCTTCCCAATCGGCTgattttgctgctgctgctgctgctgcaacgcATGGGCATCCCAATCCTCCTGTGGTAACAACAGCAATACCCCCCATTAACAATGAGAAGAACCCCAACCCCAAGAATCCCCATCCTCctgctgttgttgctgctgcaggTGCCAATGCCAAGCAACAAAAGGATGATGGCACCATGGAGAATGCTGCAGTGCCTGAACATGCTATAGCTACACATGGGGCTTCCCAATCGGctggttttgctgctgctgctgctgctgcaacgcATGGGCATCCCAATCCTCCTGTGGTAACAACAGCAACACCCCCCATTAACACTAATaatgagaagaagaggaagatgaacAAGAAAAGGACGATGAAGACAGCTGGGCAGCACAGCTATGTCGGGAATCCCGTGGCACTTGTGCTGGACTTCCCAGAGGGAACTCCCCTGCCCTCCAGGGAGGACCTCCTCTCCACATTCAGCAGGTTTGGCTCTGTGATCGACTCCGAGACCACCATCAGCCAAGACAAGCACACCGCGCAAGTGGCGTTCGCCACCAGGGTTCAAGCAGCGACTGCCTTGAGCTGCGCCGCAACTCTTGGCGCTGCATTTGGACCTCCATTTGCAGTAGCAAGCCTCCAGGACCTCCCTCCCATCACGCTCAACACGCCTCCTCTGCCTCTTCCAAAGCTCCCTCTCACAGATATTAGGAACAATCTTGGGAAGATGATCTTGTCCTTGTCGTCTAAAGCCACAGCGGCACCTCAAGAAGCAAATGCAAAGACAGCCGTGGACAGTCTCAGTCTTGTGGGAGAAATGCAACGTCTTCTTGCCAAGGTTGACAAGGTGCTGCAGGTGCAGGGTGCTTCTGCTACAGCTTATCACGCTTAG